One genomic segment of Chelonia mydas isolate rCheMyd1 chromosome 1, rCheMyd1.pri.v2, whole genome shotgun sequence includes these proteins:
- the LOC102946747 gene encoding LOW QUALITY PROTEIN: olfactory receptor 52H1 (The sequence of the model RefSeq protein was modified relative to this genomic sequence to represent the inferred CDS: inserted 1 base in 1 codon): MQKTLFCLSIGHLXSYTMSDSNSTDFTNPSTFILLGIPGLEAAHVWISIPFCMIYAIAILGNFIIMFIVKMEPSLHAPMYYFLCMLASTDLVLSTSVLPKMLSIFWFNSREINFSACLTQMYFLLSFFMIESGILVAMAFDRYVAICDPLRHSTTLTNPVVAKISLAVVLRGIMLILPHPFLARRWPYCRTNIIPNTYCEHITVVKLACTDISVSSYYSLSVAFLVIGLDVFFIAVSYTQILRAIFSLPTKDARLKTFGTCGSHLCVILAFYIPHLFAALTQRFGHNVALPFHVLMSNMYLLVPPMLNPIIYGAKTQEIQDRLLQLFIQKGT; the protein is encoded by the exons ATGCAGAAAACACTGTTCTGCCTCAGTATTGGACACC CATCCTAcaccatgtcagattccaactcaaccgacttcaccaacccctccaccttcatcctgctgggcattcctggcctggaggcagcacatgtctggatctccatccccttctgcatgATCTATGCcatagccatcttggggaacttcatCATCATGTTCATCGTCAAGATGGAGCCGAGCCTCCATGcacccatgtactatttcctctgcatgctagCCAGCACAGACCTGGTGCTGTCTACATCAGTgctgcccaaaatgctgagcatcttctggttcaattccagggagatcaatttcagtgcctgcctcacccagatgtacttcctTCTCAGTTTCTTTATGATAGAGTCTGGGATCCTGgtggccatggcttttgatcgctatgtggccatctgcgatcccctgagacattccaccaccCTGACGAACCCTGTGGTGGCCAAAATTTCCCTGGCCGTGGTGCTGCGCGGCATCATGCTCATactgccccatcccttcctggcaaggaggtggccatattgcagaaccaacatcattcCAAACACCTACTGTGAGCACATCActgtggtgaagctggcctgcaCCGACATCAGCGTCAGTAGTTACTACAGCCTCTCTGTGGCATTCTTGGTGATCGGTCTGGATGTGTTTTTTATCGCCGTGTCCTatacccagatcctcagggccatcttcagcctccctaCAAAGGATGCCCGCctcaagacttttgggacctgcGGCTCTCACCTCTGTGTCATCTTAGCCTTTTACATCCCACATCTGTTTGCCGCCCTCACACAACGGTTtgggcacaatgtggccctgccTTTCCATGTTCTCATGTCCAACATGTAcctcctggtgccccccatgctaaaccccatcatctatggggCGAAGACTCAGGAGATCCAGGATAGGCTGCTCCAGCTCTTTATTCAGAAAGGGACCTAA